A genomic window from Lotus japonicus ecotype B-129 chromosome 1, LjGifu_v1.2 includes:
- the LOC130741094 gene encoding uncharacterized protein LOC130741094, translated as MEAERASRITIKKRLPKVNRTLAARLLENEEAENEKGDAGEDGIKKASKKKKTLNIHDLEDERFKSIFTDKEFEIKETSEEYLALHPMGSSKKQTSLLDEHFEPVMSDDDQSLNDSDAPESSEDEPANTMNEKTRVPRMYEIKDEQHAEAFWSQKSLATEDSLPMGDRVASLKDGRHSRVPDGVKQGPGGSRQITFTSRSSARYKEDDDDDEMPNRKRRGVQSVEPKPHRSNFNGRGRGRGGRGRGRGGGGRGSGRRGRR; from the exons ATGGAAGCTGAACGGGCCTCACGAATTACG ATCAAGAAAAGATTACCCAAAGTTAACCGGACCCTTGCAGCTCGTCTCCTTGAAAATGAAGAAGCTGAAAATGAGAAGGGAGATGCCGGTGAAGATGGAATTAAAAAGGCatctaagaaaaagaaaacgctTAACATTCATGATCTTGAAGATGAGCGATTTAAATCTATATTTACAGACAAG GAGTTTGAGATTAAGGAGACCTCCGAAGAATATCTGGCTTTACATCCCATGGGTTCTTCTAAAAAACAGACATCTCTGTTGGATGAACATTTTGAACCTGTCATGTCGGATGATGATCAGAGTCTAAATGACTCTGATGCACCAGAATCATCTGAAGATGAACCTGCAAATACAATGAATGAAAAAACTCGGGTTCCAAG GATGTATGAAATTAAGGATGAGCAGCATGCAGAGGCATTCTGGAGCCAAAAATCACTTGCAACAGAGGACTCTCTTCCTATGGGAGATAGAGTGGCTTCTCTCAAAGATGGCCGACATTCACGTGTTCCAGATGGTGTTAAGCAGGGTCCAGGAGGATCACGGCAAATCACTTTCACCTCGAGAAGCTCAGCCAGGTATAAGGAAGATGATGACGATGATGAAATGCCAAACCGGAAAAGGAGGGGAGTGCAATCCGTCGAGCCTAAGCCCCACAGATCAAATTTTAATGGTAGAGGAAGAGGGAGAGGGGGGAGAGGAAGAGGGAGAGGGGGAGGAGGACGTGGGAGTGGCAGAAGAGGACGGCGATGA
- the LOC130743562 gene encoding uncharacterized protein LOC130743562 has product MEEQEIVYKNVLDVVLSDNGGFFFLYGFGGTGKTFVWNTLSAALRSRGLMVLNVASSGIASLLLPGGRTTHSRFSIPVSINEISTCNLRHGSPKAELLKKASLIIWDEAPMLNKHCFEALDRSLNDIMKTQSTHGYDIPFGGKVVVLGGDFRQILPVISKGSRSEIFGSAINSSYLWNHCKVMKLTVNMRLQNATSTSSASEIKEFPDWLLQVGDGTAKTIGEEETLIEIHPGLLIEQCKEPLLELVNFAYPNLAHNLQKKSFFQERAIFAPTLECVEEINNFMLAMIPDDETEYLSCDTPCKSDEDSGVNAEWFTSEFLNDFKCSGIPNHAIKLKVGVPIMLIRNIYQGAGLCNGNKHKKISSNLLII; this is encoded by the exons ATGGAAG AGCAAGAGATTGTTTATAAGAATGTTTTGGACGTTGTGTTGTCTGATAACGGTggattcttttttctatatggttttggaggaaCTGGAAAAACATTTGTTTGGAATACATTATCTGCTGCTTTGCGTTCAAGGGGCCTTATGGTCTTAAATGTCGCATCTAGCGGAATTGCATCGCTATTGTTACCTGGAGGTAGAACGACTCATTCAAGGTTTTCTATTCCTGTTTCGATAAATGAGATATCAACCTGTAATCTTCGTCACGGTTCCCCAAAAGCTgaattattgaaaaaagcaaGCCTAATTATTTGGGATGAGGCACCTATGTTAAACAAACATTGCTTTGAAGCTTTAGACAGATCTCTTAATGACATTATGAAGACTCAGTCTACCCATGGTTATGACATTCCATTCGGAGGTAAAGTTGTGGTACTAGGAGGcgactttagacaaatacttcCAGTTATTTCCAAAGGAAGTCGTTCTGAAATCTTCGGTTCAgctatcaattcttcatatttGTGGAATCATTGCAAGGTAATGAAGTTGACTGTTAATATGAGATTACAAAATGCTACATCGACTTCTTCAGCAtcagaaataaaagagtttccagattggttgcttcaagtgggagaTGGTACAGCTAAAACGATTGGTGAGGAAGAAACACTTATTGAGATTCATCCAGGTCTTCTTATTGAACAGTGTAAGGAACCGTTGCTTGAATTAGTTAATTTTGCATATCCAAACCTTGCGcataatttgcaaaaaaaatcattctttCAAGAAAGAGCGATCTTTGCACCAACACTAGAATGTGTAgaggaaatcaacaactttatgttagcAATGATTCCTGATGATGAAACAGAATATTTGAGTTGTGATACTCCGTGCAAGTCAGACGAAGATTCGGGTGTCAATGCAGAATGGTTTACAtctgaattcttaaatgatttcaaatGCTCTGGAATTCCAAACCATGCAATTAAACTGAAagttggtgtccctatcatgctCATTCGAAACATATACCAAGGTGCAGGGTTGTGTAATGGCAACAAG
- the LOC130741053 gene encoding uncharacterized protein LOC130741053 isoform X1: MTRFSLSIPSELTLLPLSLGPLASFFASILSLRFLLSVVLHLPMLLLFFSNEPPIWIAYDPEAWPVLIDDFVEHVYWIPESHYDYSNFHCSYGDTESQSCVLEDPLPGLRSIYVHKKKLPEETTNNDMEHSNASDDLISSNCKRSRDHGAVDWEDMIHEGTHQRTAWKLVGKVAPCVHPSPNVQLKVVFQRGLQDYSQLGPLCSLVERGWLPLDEGFVMVKFSFMQLLSLCLKGIMIKKECI, from the exons aTGACAAGGTTCTCTCTTTCGATCCCTTCAGAGCTaacccttcttcctctttccttGGGTCCGCTCGCAAGCTTCTTCGCTTCAATTCTCTCGCTAAGGTTCTTGCTCAGCGTCGTTCTTCATCTTCCCATGCTGCTGTTGTTCTTCTCGAACGAACCTCCAATCTG GATTGCCTATGATCCTGAAGCTTGGCCTGTTTTAATAGATGATTTTGTCGAGCATGTGTACTGGATACCAGAATCACATTATGATTATTCCAACTTCCACTGCAGCTATGGTGATACAGAATCCCAGTCATGTGTTCTTGAGGATCCACTTCCTGGACTGAGAAGTATTTATGTTCACAAGAAGAAGTTACCTGAGGAGACAACAAACAATGATATGGAGCACTCTAATGCATCTGATGACTTGATTTCTTCAAATTGTAAGAGAAGTAGAGATCATGGTGCAGTAGATTGGGAGGACATGATCCACGAGGGAACACATCAGAGGACTGCATGGAAACTAGTAGGCAAAGTAGCCCCTTGTGTTCATCCAAGTCCAAATGTGCAGTTGAAGGTTGTCTTTCAAAGGGGTTTGCAGGACTACTCTCAACTCGGTCCTTTGTGCAGTTTGGTAGAGAGAGGATGGCTTCCTTTAGATGAAGGATTTGTCATGGTTAAG TTTTCATTTATGCAGTTGCTGTCCCTGTGCCTGAAGGGAATCATGATAAAAAAGGAATGCATTTAG
- the LOC130741053 gene encoding uncharacterized protein LOC130741053 isoform X3: MTRFSLSIPSELTLLPLSLGPLASFFASILSLRFLLSVVLHLPMLLLFFSNEPPICYGDTESQSCVLEDPLPGLRSIYVHKKKLPEETTNNDMEHSNASDDLISSNCKRSRDHGAVDWEDMIHEGTHQRTAWKLVGKVAPCVHPSPNVQLKVVFQRGLQDYSQLGPLCSLVERGWLPLDEGFVMVKFSFMQLLSLCLKGIMIKKECI, encoded by the exons aTGACAAGGTTCTCTCTTTCGATCCCTTCAGAGCTaacccttcttcctctttccttGGGTCCGCTCGCAAGCTTCTTCGCTTCAATTCTCTCGCTAAGGTTCTTGCTCAGCGTCGTTCTTCATCTTCCCATGCTGCTGTTGTTCTTCTCGAACGAACCTCCAATCTG CTATGGTGATACAGAATCCCAGTCATGTGTTCTTGAGGATCCACTTCCTGGACTGAGAAGTATTTATGTTCACAAGAAGAAGTTACCTGAGGAGACAACAAACAATGATATGGAGCACTCTAATGCATCTGATGACTTGATTTCTTCAAATTGTAAGAGAAGTAGAGATCATGGTGCAGTAGATTGGGAGGACATGATCCACGAGGGAACACATCAGAGGACTGCATGGAAACTAGTAGGCAAAGTAGCCCCTTGTGTTCATCCAAGTCCAAATGTGCAGTTGAAGGTTGTCTTTCAAAGGGGTTTGCAGGACTACTCTCAACTCGGTCCTTTGTGCAGTTTGGTAGAGAGAGGATGGCTTCCTTTAGATGAAGGATTTGTCATGGTTAAG TTTTCATTTATGCAGTTGCTGTCCCTGTGCCTGAAGGGAATCATGATAAAAAAGGAATGCATTTAG
- the LOC130741053 gene encoding uncharacterized protein LOC130741053 isoform X2, which translates to MTRFSLSIPSELTLLPLSLGPLASFFASILSLRFLLSVVLHLPMLLLFFSNEPPIWIAYDPEAWPVLIDDFVEHVYWIPESHYDYSNFHCSYGDTESQSCVLEDPLPGLRSIYVHKKKLPEETTNNDMEHSNASDDLISSNCKRSRDHGAVDWEDMIHEGTHQRTAWKLVGKVAPCVHPSPNVQLKVVFQRGLQDYSQLGPLCSLVERGWLPLDEGFVMVKLLSLCLKGIMIKKECI; encoded by the exons aTGACAAGGTTCTCTCTTTCGATCCCTTCAGAGCTaacccttcttcctctttccttGGGTCCGCTCGCAAGCTTCTTCGCTTCAATTCTCTCGCTAAGGTTCTTGCTCAGCGTCGTTCTTCATCTTCCCATGCTGCTGTTGTTCTTCTCGAACGAACCTCCAATCTG GATTGCCTATGATCCTGAAGCTTGGCCTGTTTTAATAGATGATTTTGTCGAGCATGTGTACTGGATACCAGAATCACATTATGATTATTCCAACTTCCACTGCAGCTATGGTGATACAGAATCCCAGTCATGTGTTCTTGAGGATCCACTTCCTGGACTGAGAAGTATTTATGTTCACAAGAAGAAGTTACCTGAGGAGACAACAAACAATGATATGGAGCACTCTAATGCATCTGATGACTTGATTTCTTCAAATTGTAAGAGAAGTAGAGATCATGGTGCAGTAGATTGGGAGGACATGATCCACGAGGGAACACATCAGAGGACTGCATGGAAACTAGTAGGCAAAGTAGCCCCTTGTGTTCATCCAAGTCCAAATGTGCAGTTGAAGGTTGTCTTTCAAAGGGGTTTGCAGGACTACTCTCAACTCGGTCCTTTGTGCAGTTTGGTAGAGAGAGGATGGCTTCCTTTAGATGAAGGATTTGTCATGGTTAAG TTGCTGTCCCTGTGCCTGAAGGGAATCATGATAAAAAAGGAATGCATTTAG
- the LOC130741082 gene encoding uncharacterized protein LOC130741082: protein MTRPFGVKGRKRKDKEAKYDREEDEDEHVQPKRPMLQNEAPTPEVGIPIMPSDHKSDNPNVIFILERASLEVAKVGKTYQLLNSDDHANFLRKNNKNPGDYRPDITHQALLSILDSPLNKAGRLRAVYIKTEKGVLIEVKPYVRIPRTFKRFSGVMLQLLQKLSISAAGKHEKLLRTIKNPVTQYLPVNSRKIGLSFSSEKLVNMNDYVSTVPSDMNLVFVVGAMAHGKVETDYTEDYIAVSGYPLSAAYCITRICNALEAKWKIL from the exons ATGACACGACCTTTTGGTGTGAAGGGGCGGAAGAGAAAGGACAAGGAAGCTAAATATGATCGCGAAGAAGATGAAGACGAACATGTGCAACCTAAGAGACCTATGCTCCAAAATGAAGCACCAACACCTGAAGTAGGTATCCCAATTATGCCTAGTGACCACAAGAGTGACAACCCCAATGTCATATTCATTCTTGAAAGGGCTTCTTTGGAAGTCGCCAAGGTTGGCAAG ACTTATCAGCTTTTGAACTCGGATGACCATGCCAATTTCCTCCGCAAAAATAACAAGAATCCTGGTGATTACAGGCCTGACATTACTCATCAG GCCCTTCTATCTATTTTAGATAGCCCACTAAATAAAGCTGGGAGGTTGCGAGCAGTATAcataaaaactgaaaaaggtGTTCTTATAGAGGTTAAGCCCTATGTTCGTATTCCAAGAACATTCAAACGGTTCTCTGGTGTCATGT TACAACTGCTTCAAAAATTGAGCATATCTGCTGCTGGCAAGCATGAGAAACTTCTCCGCACAATAAAAAACCCTGTGACTCAGTATCTGCCTGTCAACTCACGAAAAATAG GTCTTTCATTCAGTTCAGAAAAGCTCGTAAATATGAATGACTACGTATCAACTGTTCCCAGCGATATGAACCTTGTCTTTGTG GTAGGAGCAATGGCCCATGGGAAGGTTGAGACGGATTACACAGAGGACTATATAGCAG TTTCTGGGTACCCTCTAAGTGCTGCTTACTGTATTACAAGGATTTGCAATGCCCTTGAGGCGAAGTGGAAGATATTGTGA